ACAAAGGCCCGGTACCCGGCTTTTTGCAGCAGCTCCGCGGCATAGGCCGTCACCTCGCGCTCGGTCTTGCCCTTATCCAAAAAGGCCTTGTAGCCCTCGCAGAACTCCGCAGCCCGCTCTCCCAGGCTCTGCCCGCCCAGCGCGTTCATCTGCTCCGGCAAGCTGGCCGCGCTGTCCGCGGCCAATTCCGGCTCATACAGCAGTTCCTGGGCCAGCTGCTGGCCCTGTGTTTTTTCTTTCTCCATGGTTTATCCCTCGTTTTCTGTTGTTTGATACAGCGTTTGATATTTTTGGTAGTTGCGGTTGATCTTGCGCACATAAAGCCCCATCTGCTCATAGGGGAAGGTGTGCAGCACCCGGCCGTCGGCCGAATACGCCTCGTTTGCCAGCAGTTTATCCACGGTGCCCCAGCCGCTGTGGTAGGCGGCCGCGGCCGTTGAAACGTCGTTTTGATACCGGGCCATGCAGGCCGCGAAATAATAAGCGCCGAACCGGATGTTCACGGCGGGGTCATACAGATCGTCAAAGGTCAAGTCCTCGGCGGGGGCCAGCTTTGATTTGATCCAGGAAAAGGTTTCTTCCGTGATCTGCATCAGGCCGCGCGCCCCCACGCCGGATCTTGCCGCGGCGTCAAACCCGCTTTCGGTGCGGATCACGGTGTAAACCAAAAGCGGGTCCAGCCCGTTCTCTGCGGCGTACCGGTCCACGGCTTCGCTGTATTTCTGCGGGTAACGGGCCAGATCCAGCCTGTGCAGGCCCACCCGCAGCACCCAGATCCCCGCCGCGGCCAGAAGGGCCAGCAGCAGCAGCCAAACCACCCATCTGCATCTCTTTTTTGCCACCTATGCACCGCCTTTCAAGTGTTCCAGCACGGCCGCCGCGCGTAAAAGCAGCGCGGCCTCTCCGCTGTCGTTTCGGATCTCCTCGTTTGCGGCCGCCCGCAGCCGCTCCTCGGGCAGCTGGGCCGCCAGGCGGGCCCGGGCCTCTTCGGGAGCCAGGCCGTCCCGCGCGCAGATGCGGCGCAAGCAGTCCTCTTCCGGGGCGGTCACCAGAACAATGGCGTGGCAGCAGCGCTCAAAAGGCGCCCCCACGATCACCGCGCCGTCCACAAAGAACAGCCCGGCCCCTTCCTTCTGTGCCGCAGCGGCGGCTTCCAGCAGCCGCCGCACGATCTCCGGGTGGGTGATCTCCACCAGGGCCCGGGTGTGCCCGGGGTCGGCATACGCCCGGTGTGCCAAAAGCGGGCGGCGCACCCTACCCTGCTCATCCAGAATGTCCGCCCCGAAGCGCCGCACCAGGGCAGGCAGGCAGGCCGAGCCGGGCTCCAGCACCTGCCGGGCCACCTGGTCCGCGTCCGCCACCGGGTAGCCCTGGCTGCGGTAAAAGGCCGCCACCGTGCTTTTTCCGCTGCCTGAGCGGCCGGTCAGGCCGATGATCCTCATGCCTCCACCACCCGGAACGCCGCGGCCCGCAGCAGCCTGTTATACACCGCCAGCGCCACGCCGGTGGCGGCGGGGCAGCGGGCAAACACCCGCTTCGCGCCCCTTTCGTCCAGCTGGCGCAGGGCTGTGAACAGGTGCTTTGCCTGGTCGGCGCCGTTCTGGGCAGCGCCGTATTCCACACTGGGCACAGGCAGCGCCCCGCCTTCGCCCGCAAAACACAGGCAAAAGGTCCCCGGCTCTGCGTGCTGCTGCACATAGCGGCAATAGGCCCGGAACTCCCCTTTTACAATGGTCACCTCTGCCCTGGGCGCATAATGCTTATACTTCATGCCGGGGGAGCGCGCGGTTTCGCCCTCTTTTAGTTTTTCCAAAATCGCGCCGGATAGCAGCACCTTTTCCCCCAAAACCTCCTGCAGCTGCTCCTGTGTGATATAGCCCGGCCGCAGCAGCACCGCCTGGGGCCCCGCCAGGCTCACCACGGTGGACTCCACCCCCACCTGGCACTCACCCCCGTCCAAAACCAGGGGCAGGCGGCCCCGCATATCCTCCATCACATAATGGGCTGTTGTGGGGCTGGGGCTGCCGGATAAATTGGCCGAGGGCGCGGCCAGGGGCAGGCCGCAGGCCGTGATCACCGCCCGTGCCACCGGGTGGCTCGGCATGCGCACGGCCACAGTATCCAGCCCGGCGCACACCTCGGCTGCCACCCTTGGCCCCCGGGGCAGAATCATGGTGAGCGGGCCGGGCCAAAAGGCCTCCGCCAGCTTTTTTGCGCGCTCCGGCACGCTGCCCACCAGCCCTTCCAGCATTTCCAGCCGGTCGATATGCACGATCAAGGGGTTATCCTGGGGGCGGCCCTTGGCCTCGAATATCTTTTTCACCGCCGCGCCGTCCAGGGCGCTGGCGGCAATTCCATATACCGTTTCGGTGGGGATGGCAACAATGCCGCCCCCTTTCAGCAGCTCAGCGGCCAGCGCCACCGCCGGCCCGTCCGCCTGTCGCAGTTTTGTTTCCATCTTGTTTCAGTTCCCTTCTGCCGCTTTGAGCTTTTCTGCCTGATCCGCGGTGATCAGGGCGTCCAGCACCTCGTCCAGCGCGCCGTCCAGCACGCTGTCCAGCTTATAAAGGGTCAAGCCGATTCGGTGATCGGTCAGCCGCCCCTGCGGGAAGTTGTAGGTGCGGATGCGCTCTGACCGGTCGCCCGTGCCCACCTGGCTGCGGCGGTCCGCGTCGATGGCGCTTTTCTGTGCCTGCTGCTTTTGGGCCAGCAGCCGGCTGCGAAGCACCTTTAACGCCTTATCCTTGTTTTTATATTGGCTGCGCTCGTCCTGGCATTCCACCACCATGCCCGTGGGCAGGTGGGTCACCCGGATCGCGCTGGAAGTCTTGTTGATGTGCTGCCCGCCCGCCCCGGAAGATCGAAAGGTATCGATCTTAAGCTCGTTCGGGTCCAATTCCAGGTCCACCTCCTCGGCCTCGGGCATCACCGCCACCGTGACGGTGGAGGTGTGGATGCGCCCCTGCGTTTCGGTTTCGGGCACGCGCTGCACCCGGTGCACCCCGCTCTCGAATTTCAGGCGGCTGTAAGCGCCCTCGCCCTGCACCGAAAAGCTTATTTCCTTTACACCGCCCAGCTCGGTTTCATTGAGATTCAATTCCTCGCACTGCCACCCGCGGCCGGCCGCATACATGCCGTACATCCGGTAAAGGCTTCGGGCAAACAGCGCGGCTTCCTCGCCTCCGGCTCCGGCCCGGATCTCCACGATCACGCTTTTGCCGTCGTTCTCGTCCCGGGGCAGAAGAAAGAGCCGCAGCTGTTGAGTCAGCGACTCCAGCTTTCCCTTGTTTTCTGTCAGTTCCGCCTGCACCATCTCTTTAAAATCCGTCTCGAGGCCGCCCTCGTCCAAAAGGGCTTTCGCCTCGGCGCAGGCCCGCTCAGCGGCGTCGTATTCCTCCAGCGCCTGCACAATGGGCTCCAGGTTCTTGTATTCCCGCGCCAGGTCCCGGTAGCGGGCCTGGTCGCCCAGCACCGCGGGGTCCTGCAAAAGCAGGCTCACTTCTTCGTAACGGCGGCTTACCTGCCGCAATGATTCCAGCATGGCTTTTCCCCTTTTCTGTAACTTTTAAATACAAACAAAAAGGGGTGCTAGCTCTCGCCCTCCCGCAGGATCTTTTTAATGTTTTTTTCGATCTTTGCCCGGGGCAGCATCACCTCGCGGCCGCAGCCGGTACAGCGGATCTTAAAATCCATGCCCACCCGCAGCACGTCAAAAAGATTTGCGCCGCAGGGATGCGGCTTTTTTACCAGTATTTTGTCGCCCACGCGCACATCCATTCCAGCGCCCGCCTTTCAAAGCTTTTTAGCTTTTCTATTATATACTATCTGGCTCTTTTTGCAAATATCCCGGCTCGCCCGCGCATATATTTTTTAAAAAACAGCGGGTCAGTGCGCCCACTGCACCAGTATTGAATGAAATGAGGATGAAAATCATGGTGGAATACAAGCCCGAAGGGCAGGGCCGCTGTGCCGCGGACCTGAGCGAAGAGGAATTGCGGGCCGCCGCAGCCAGCGGTGCTATTTTGGAAAGCACGGCGCTCGCCTTTGACCATGACCACCGGCTGCGGTTCGAGCTGTGCGGCCGCACCGCTTACATGCCCTATGAGGAATGCGCCGATGGCGCGGGAACAAGCGCCGTGCGGGACATCGCCATTCTCACCCGGGTAGGCCGCCCCACCTGCTTTGTGATCGAACAAATGCCCCTGGACGCAGGCGGTGCCTTTTTGCTCTCCCGCAGAAAAGCGCAGCAAGCCTGTAAAGTTGAATATCTTGACACTCTTTTCCCCGGCGACATCATCCCCTGCTGCGTGACCCATCTGGAAAACTTCGGCGCTTTCTGCGACGTGGGCTGCGGCATCAGCGCGCTGCTCCCCATCGACTGCCTTTCCGTTTCCCGCATCCAGACCCCGGCGGACCGGGTCGCGGTGGGCGAAGCGATTTTCTGCGCCGTAAAAAGCCGCGACGCACAGGGAAGGCTCGTGCTCAGCCTCAAAGAGCTGCTGGGCACCTGGCAGCAGAACGCCGAGTTGTTCCGGGTGGGCGAAACCGTGGTGGGGCTGGTGCGCAGCATCGAGACCTACGGCGTTTTTATCGAGATCGCGCCCAACCTCGCAGGCCTTGCCGAGAGCTGCGAGGGCCTGCGGGTGGGCCAGCCGGTAAGCGTGTATATCAAAAACATCCTGCCTGAAAAAATGAAGGTGAAGCTGGTGATCGTGAACCGGGACCTGGGCGGTCCCCTGCACTTTGAGCCGCGCTACTTTGTCAGCGAAGGGCATCTGGACCGATGGGTCTATTCCACCGCGGGCAGTTCAAAATACATAGAAACCGACTTTTCCGCCCTGCCCAGCCCCTTGTAAATCCGGGGCGTTGCACGTATAATAAGTAGGAAGTATCTTACAGTGAAAGGATGTGCGGCCCTTGGCCTCGAATGCATTCACCAGCGGCGTAAAGCCGGGTGGGCTTACCTCCAGCTCCGAGGTTCGGATGCTGCTTTGCTATCTGATCAAGACCGCCGCGCCCCTGACCCGCCAGGAAATCGAGCAGGCCCTGCTCAGCGAACAGCTGGTAAATTACTTTGAGCTGGCCTCCAACCTGAGCGATCTGGAAGCGCAGGGCTTGGCAACGGTCAGCGGGGGGGGCGTTTACAGCATCACCCCCAAGGGCGCGGCCGTAACCGACGAGCTGGGGTTTGACCTGCTGCCCCGCAGCGTGCGTGAAACCGCGGTGCGCGCCGCCCTGCGCGCCCAGCAGTGGGTGCGCAAATCGGCCCAGCACAAAGCCGAGATCGAAAAGGCCGGCGAGGGGTATACCGTGCACTGTTCCATCCGCGAGCTGGGCAAGCCTGTGTTCTCCATGGATCTGTCGCTGCCCGATCCCTTTACCGCTGAAATGGTAAAGACCGCTTTTGTGGAAAAGGGCGACGCGCTGTACGCGCTGGTGCTGAACGCGCTGACCGAATGCTCCGGCAAAGACTGAGCCTGCAAAAACCACCGGCAGCCTAGGGCTGCCGGTGGTTTTCTTTTATTCTTTCTGCCTGCCCTCTACCACGCCGTCGTGGTGCAGCACACTGCCGATGGTTCTGAAAAAAATCTTCACATCCAGCCAGAAGCTCAAATGCCGGGCGTAATAGCCATCCAGGCGGGCCTTTTCCGGAATGGGCAGCTCGTCGCGTCCGTGTACCTGGGCATAGCCGGTAAGGCCCGGCACACAGTCGTTCGCGCCGTACTTATCCCGCTCGGCCACAAGGTCGTCCTGGTTCCAAAGCGCGGGGCGGGGCCCCACAATGCTCATTTCCCCCTTCAGGATGTTGAACAGCTGGGGCAGCTCATCCAGGCTGGTCCTGCGCAAAAAGCGCCCGGCCGGGGTGATGAACGCCTCCGGGTTTTCCAGCAGATGGGTGGGCATGTCCTTGGGGGTATCGCTGCGCATGCTGCGGAATTTATAGATCTGAAAGTACGTTTTGCCCCTGCCCACCCGCTTTTGCTTGAACAATACCGGCCCGGGAGAGGAGCATTTTACCCACACCGCCAGCGCCGCCAGCACCGGCGACAGCAGGATCGTGCCCAGCAGCGAAAGCAGAAAATCAATCAGCCGCTTGAAAAAACGCCGGTACATCCCTCACATCTCCCCCGCTCTGGATTCGTCGCGCCGGTGGTGAAAGGTCGGCACCATGTCCACCAGGGCCTGCACCAGGTTGTCGCTATTGTTGGTATAAGCGATCTGCTTCAAGGTCATCAGGTGGTCAAAGAAGGTCCGGTTGTTCAGCTCCAGCGGCGCGCCGATGTAAATTTTCCGGTTGGCCGTTTTCTGCAGGCCCTCCTCGTCCATCAAAAGCTCCTCAAACAGCTTTTCCCCCGGGCGCAGCCCCGTAAACACGATCTGGATATCCTTGTACGGAATAAAGCCCGAAAGCTTGATCAGGTTTTCCGCCAGGTCCAGAATGCGCATGGGCTTGCCCATGTCCAGCACAAAGATCTCCCCGCCGGTGGCCATGGCGCCCGCTTCCAGCACCAGGCTTACCGCTTCGGAAATGGTCATGAAGTAACGCACGATGTCCGGGTGGGTCACCGTGACCGGCCCCCCGCAGGCAATCTGGTCCTTGAACAGGGGGATCACCGACCCGTTGGAGCCCAGCACGTTGCCAAACCGGACAGCCGCGAACCGGGTCCCGCTTTTTTGGGCCATGGCCTGCACAATCATCTCGCACACCCGCTTGGTGGCCCCCATCACGTTGGTGGGATTCACCGCCTTATCGGTCGAGATCAGCACAAACCGTTCCGCGCCGTATTTGTCGGCCGCCACCGCCGTGTTGTAGGTGCCGAACACATTGTTCTTCACCGCCTCTTCCGGGCTGTCCTCCATCAGGGGCACATGCTTGTGCGCCGCCGCATGGAACACCAGCTGCGGGCGGTAGGCCTCGAACAGGGCGTCTATTTTTTTTAAATCCCGCACCGAGGCGATCAGCACCTCCAGCTGGAACTCCGAGCCGTACTTACGGCGCAGCTCCTGCTGAATCGCGTAGGCGCTGTTCTCGTAAATATCCACAATGATCAGCATTTCCGGCCGGCAGGAAGCGATCTGCCTGCACAGCTCCGAGCCGATGGACCCGCCGCCGCCGGTAACCATGACCCGCTTGCCCCCCACGAATTGGGTGATCGTGCTGGAAAGCTGCACCTCGTCCCGGCCCAAAAGATCCTCCACCTTCACGTCGCGGATGCGGCTTGCCAGGTCCTTGCCGTCGGTGATCATCTTCACGATGTCGGGCAGGATCTTCACGTTGCACTTGGTGCGGTTGCAGATCGAGAGCACCCGGCGCTTGTTCTCCTCGTCCATGGTGGGGATCGCCAGCAGCACCGTTTCGATCTCGCAGCGCTCCACCAGCTCCGGAATATCCTCGGTGGTACCCATGATCTGGATGCCCATAATGTAGCGGCCCTGCTTTTCGGGCGCGTCGTCCACACAGCAGATGATGTTCATCTCGGGGCTGGGGCTTTTAAACTGCTCGTGCAGCAGGGTGCTGGCCGCATCGCCCGCGCCGATCAGCAGGGTGCGCCGCGCCAGCTTCCTGCCCTGCTTGCCCAGTTTGACGTTCCGGTACATGCGGTAGGTCAGGCGGGAATATAACGTGAGCGACACCGCAAACAGCGCGCTCAAAAAATAGACCGAGCGGGGCACCCGAACGTCTGTGAAAATGAAGAGGGACGTAACAACAAACAGCGCCACCGCGATCACCGAGGCCACGCACAGGCGGAAAAACTCCACAATCTCGGCATAGCGCCACAGGCTGTCGTACATGCCCATCAGCCCGTACACGATCTCAAAGCAGCACACGAACAAAAAGCAGCTGGCAGCCAAAAGGCTGGCATACTGCTGGTAGCTGGCGCGCCCTGCAATGAGTACCCAGGGCACAAGATAGGAGGCCGTGATGACCAGAATGTCGAACAAAATCAAAATCTGTTTGCGGAACCTGCGCACAAGCTCCGTGAGAGATTTCCTCAAACTTTATCACCAGTTCTTTTTTATTCTGCGGCCGCCGGGCCGCGCCGGCGGGGCTGTAACAGCCGCCCCGCCCAACGACTCTTTTACCAATTTGTTATTATTTTACACCATTTTGCCCAAATAAGCAATCATCCCTTTTGTATTTTTGCCTGATATTCCCTTGTCAAACCAGCAGTGCGCGCAAAAGGCCGCCGCGCTTTCACAACGCGGCGGCTTTTTAAAAAGGGCGGAACCTCAAAGGATAATGCAGATCAGGCCGGAGCAGCCCTCGTTGATGACCCGCTCCAGGGTTTCCTGCAGGCGGGCGCGCGCTTCCTGGGGCATGTGCAGCAGCTTGTTCTGCAGCCCTTCGTTTACCAGCTCATGCAGGCTCTTGCCAAAAATGTTCGACTCCCAAATGCGGATGGGATCCTGCTCGAAGTCCTGCAAAAGGCTCATGACCAATTCTTCCGATTGGCGCTCGGAGCCCACAATGGGCGAGATCTCGGTGTTGATGGTCGCCTTGAGCAGATGGATGGAGGGGGCGCTGGCCTTCAGCCGCACGCCATAGCGCCCGCCCTGGCGCACGATCTCCGGCTCCTCCAGATGCAGCTCGTTGATGGTGGGCATCACAATACCGTAGCCCGTGGCCTCCACCTGCTCAATGGCGCTGCGGATCTTCTCGTATTCGCGCTTTGCCTTGGCCAGGCTGATGATGCAGGGCATCAGGCTTGCCTCGTCGCAGATCTCCAGGCCCGTGGTTTCGCCCAGCACCTGATAAAAAATATCCGGCTGCAGGCTCAGTTCCAGGGTCACCTGGCCGGTGGCCAGCTGCATGGAGCGAATCCTGGATTCCTTCAGATATTCGCATTGGATGGGCTGGTCCCGCTGCACCACATCCTTCATTTGGCCAATGGAGGCCGCAAAGTCCTGTGCGGCGCTGTACACGGCAGTCTGCAGCCAGTGGTCCGGTTCCAGCATGGTGATCCACTTGGGCATTGCAAAGGCAATTTCCTTCACATCAAACTCATACAGCACGCTCTGCAGAATGCGGTCAATGGCCGCGCCGTCCAGGTCCACACAGCTGATGGGCAGCACTGTGTGCCCGTATTGCGCCTCCATCTGGGCTGCCAGCTCCCGGCTGGCGGCGCTCTTGGGGTCCACGCAGTTCAGCAGGATCACAAAGGGCTTGTTGATGTCCTCCAGTTCCGCCACCACCCGCTCCTCGGCGGCCTGGTACTTTTCCCGGGGAATGTCGCTGATGGAGCCGTCGGTGGTGATTACCAGGCCGATGGTGGAATGATCCCGGATCACCTTCTGCGTGCCGGTCTCGGCGGCCAGGTCAAAGGGGATCTCCTCCTCGTACCAGGGGCTCTTCACCATGCGGGGCTTATCGTTCTCTTCATGGCCCATGGCGCCGTCCACCATGTAGCCCACACAGTCGATCAGGCGCGCTTTAAAGCTGCCGCCGCCCTCCAGCTCCACCGTCACGGCGGTCTCGGGAATAAACTTTGGCTCGGTGGTCATAATGGTGCGCCCGGCCGCCGATTGGGGCAGCTCATCCCGCGCGCGGGTCCTGACCGCCTGGCTGGAAAGCTGGGGAAGGATCATCTCCTCCATAAACTTTTTTACAAAGGTGCTCTTGCCGGTGCGCACCGGCCCCACCACGCCAATGTAAATATCGCCCCCGGTGCGGGCCGCGATGTCCTTATAAACGTTTGCTGTTTCCATGCTCTGTCCCCCCTCTCAAACCGTCATGGGAACCAGCAGCCGGGCGCCGGCCCCCAGCTCCAGGTCTTCCAGATGGTTCAGCTTCATCATGGCCGCGGGCGACACATGGTAGAACTTTGCAATGTCGAACACGTTTTCCCCCGCTGCGGCGTAATAGATGCGCAGGGCCACGTCCGGCTCGCCCACTTCCAGCGCCTCGTCGCAGGTCACGCTGTCCACGATGGTCTCTTTTATGCGGCGGAACAAAAGCCCCCGCACCCGGATGTTCACCTGGGCGGTCATGTCCATGCCGTTCTTCTGTGTGTTCACCGCCGTCACGCCGGGCCAGCACTCGAACCGGTACTGCTCGGCGGTTCCCGGGTAGACCCCCGGCAGGCTGTACTCAAACGCCTTGTCGTAACAGTCGATCTCGCCCAAAGAGTTCATGCACAGCACATGGGCGCTGGCGCGCCCGCCCAGGGTGAGCCCGCCTTCTGCCTGCCCCCATTCCAGGGGGTGCAGGCTCACAAAGCAGCCGATGATCTCGGCATTCTCATCCGGCAAAGCGCCTGCCACATCGGCCTCCACCGTTTTGTCCAGCTGCTCCTGCAGCTGCTCAGCGTTCACTGTCTTGTAGGTCACGTCCGCTTTATACTGGGTCGAAAAAGCGTCGCCCACCACATAGCATTCCACCGGGCGGTACACCCGCAGATGCAAAATCGCCGTAACCGTGAGCGTGTTGCCCGCCTCCTGCCCGGCGGTGGCCATCATGGTGCAGCCCACCATTTCCACCTCGGCAAAGCAGACGCCGTCGTCCGGTACGCCGTCCAGATCGATGATCTGGTTAAAAGGCACGTCCTTGGCCGCGCCCTCCAGCCGGTAGCCGGGCTGGCTGCGGTAGGTCAGCTCCACCTTGATCTTTCCCTTGATCACCGCCTTGCCCGAGATCATCTTGATCTCCTCCACCTGCCCCACGCCGCTGATATCCAAAATTGCCTGGGGCTGGCTGGGCAGGGTCAGCTCTTCCTCTGCGGTCATGAGCTTATCCAGGTTGGCCACGCTCTTGACCCCGGTGACCGGCAGCATTTTTTGCTCTACCCCGCAGTCGGCCAGTGCGGTGATGATCTCCTGGTCGCTCTGTGCCGTGACCAGTGCGCTGAGAGCATAGGCGCCCCGCACATCCACCCTGCGCTGGTTCACCGCCCGGCAATTCAGGTATTCCACCTCGCCGCTCACCTGCGCGGTGTAGCCCTGGTAATTGCTCTCCGGCAGATCCATTGCCCGGGTGAAGGGGATTTTTTGCTCGGTCTGGCACAGGCTCTGGTCTTCTTCGGCCTGATAGTACACCACACACCGCAAATAGCCCTCCACCGTGAGGCGGCCCGCCGTGATTTGTTTTTGCAGGGTGACCAGGTACACAAAGCACTTCACGATCTTAAAGACTTGCGGCAGATAGTCCGGGATCAATATTTCCGTCTCGATGGGCAGCTCCGCCTTGGTCTCGCACAGGCTTGCCATCGTGGACAGGGTGTCCCTAAACACCTTCAGTTCCATTGTTTCGCCCCTTTCGCGTGTTTCTACCCCATCTATATTCGCGGCGAACAGGCAGTATGCCGCAAAATGGGGACAAAGAAACCCCGGGGCCCGGCACAAAGCTGCCGGGCTCCGGGGCGCTCGTTTGGGGCGGCCGCCAGGGCGGCGCCTTCACTCCTC
This window of the Oscillospiraceae bacterium genome carries:
- a CDS encoding transglycosylase gives rise to the protein MVWLLLLALLAAAGIWVLRVGLHRLDLARYPQKYSEAVDRYAAENGLDPLLVYTVIRTESGFDAAARSGVGARGLMQITEETFSWIKSKLAPAEDLTFDDLYDPAVNIRFGAYYFAACMARYQNDVSTAAAAYHSGWGTVDKLLANEAYSADGRVLHTFPYEQMGLYVRKINRNYQKYQTLYQTTENEG
- the coaE gene encoding dephospho-CoA kinase, coding for MRIIGLTGRSGSGKSTVAAFYRSQGYPVADADQVARQVLEPGSACLPALVRRFGADILDEQGRVRRPLLAHRAYADPGHTRALVEITHPEIVRRLLEAAAAAQKEGAGLFFVDGAVIVGAPFERCCHAIVLVTAPEEDCLRRICARDGLAPEEARARLAAQLPEERLRAAANEEIRNDSGEAALLLRAAAVLEHLKGGA
- a CDS encoding threonylcarbamoyl-AMP synthase, with the translated sequence METKLRQADGPAVALAAELLKGGGIVAIPTETVYGIAASALDGAAVKKIFEAKGRPQDNPLIVHIDRLEMLEGLVGSVPERAKKLAEAFWPGPLTMILPRGPRVAAEVCAGLDTVAVRMPSHPVARAVITACGLPLAAPSANLSGSPSPTTAHYVMEDMRGRLPLVLDGGECQVGVESTVVSLAGPQAVLLRPGYITQEQLQEVLGEKVLLSGAILEKLKEGETARSPGMKYKHYAPRAEVTIVKGEFRAYCRYVQQHAEPGTFCLCFAGEGGALPVPSVEYGAAQNGADQAKHLFTALRQLDERGAKRVFARCPAATGVALAVYNRLLRAAAFRVVEA
- a CDS encoding peptide chain release factor 1, giving the protein MLESLRQVSRRYEEVSLLLQDPAVLGDQARYRDLAREYKNLEPIVQALEEYDAAERACAEAKALLDEGGLETDFKEMVQAELTENKGKLESLTQQLRLFLLPRDENDGKSVIVEIRAGAGGEEAALFARSLYRMYGMYAAGRGWQCEELNLNETELGGVKEISFSVQGEGAYSRLKFESGVHRVQRVPETETQGRIHTSTVTVAVMPEAEEVDLELDPNELKIDTFRSSGAGGQHINKTSSAIRVTHLPTGMVVECQDERSQYKNKDKALKVLRSRLLAQKQQAQKSAIDADRRSQVGTGDRSERIRTYNFPQGRLTDHRIGLTLYKLDSVLDGALDEVLDALITADQAEKLKAAEGN
- a CDS encoding UDP-phosphate galactose phosphotransferase; this translates as MYRRFFKRLIDFLLSLLGTILLSPVLAALAVWVKCSSPGPVLFKQKRVGRGKTYFQIYKFRSMRSDTPKDMPTHLLENPEAFITPAGRFLRRTSLDELPQLFNILKGEMSIVGPRPALWNQDDLVAERDKYGANDCVPGLTGYAQVHGRDELPIPEKARLDGYYARHLSFWLDVKIFFRTIGSVLHHDGVVEGRQKE
- a CDS encoding nucleoside-diphosphate sugar epimerase gives rise to the protein MRKSLTELVRRFRKQILILFDILVITASYLVPWVLIAGRASYQQYASLLAASCFLFVCCFEIVYGLMGMYDSLWRYAEIVEFFRLCVASVIAVALFVVTSLFIFTDVRVPRSVYFLSALFAVSLTLYSRLTYRMYRNVKLGKQGRKLARRTLLIGAGDAASTLLHEQFKSPSPEMNIICCVDDAPEKQGRYIMGIQIMGTTEDIPELVERCEIETVLLAIPTMDEENKRRVLSICNRTKCNVKILPDIVKMITDGKDLASRIRDVKVEDLLGRDEVQLSSTITQFVGGKRVMVTGGGGSIGSELCRQIASCRPEMLIIVDIYENSAYAIQQELRRKYGSEFQLEVLIASVRDLKKIDALFEAYRPQLVFHAAAHKHVPLMEDSPEEAVKNNVFGTYNTAVAADKYGAERFVLISTDKAVNPTNVMGATKRVCEMIVQAMAQKSGTRFAAVRFGNVLGSNGSVIPLFKDQIACGGPVTVTHPDIVRYFMTISEAVSLVLEAGAMATGGEIFVLDMGKPMRILDLAENLIKLSGFIPYKDIQIVFTGLRPGEKLFEELLMDEEGLQKTANRKIYIGAPLELNNRTFFDHLMTLKQIAYTNNSDNLVQALVDMVPTFHHRRDESRAGEM
- the spoIVA gene encoding stage IV sporulation protein A, which gives rise to METANVYKDIAARTGGDIYIGVVGPVRTGKSTFVKKFMEEMILPQLSSQAVRTRARDELPQSAAGRTIMTTEPKFIPETAVTVELEGGGSFKARLIDCVGYMVDGAMGHEENDKPRMVKSPWYEEEIPFDLAAETGTQKVIRDHSTIGLVITTDGSISDIPREKYQAAEERVVAELEDINKPFVILLNCVDPKSAASRELAAQMEAQYGHTVLPISCVDLDGAAIDRILQSVLYEFDVKEIAFAMPKWITMLEPDHWLQTAVYSAAQDFAASIGQMKDVVQRDQPIQCEYLKESRIRSMQLATGQVTLELSLQPDIFYQVLGETTGLEICDEASLMPCIISLAKAKREYEKIRSAIEQVEATGYGIVMPTINELHLEEPEIVRQGGRYGVRLKASAPSIHLLKATINTEISPIVGSERQSEELVMSLLQDFEQDPIRIWESNIFGKSLHELVNEGLQNKLLHMPQEARARLQETLERVINEGCSGLICIIL